From Pirellulales bacterium, a single genomic window includes:
- a CDS encoding response regulator translates to MPSPLILVIEDESPIRKFLRVSLTGEEYRIEEAETGKQGLTMAASQPPDLVILDLGLPDMDGLDVLRSLREWLSAPVIVLSARGQERDKVAALDAGADDYLTKPFGVGELLARVRVAFRHTARAGEGKTDPKFVVGELTVDLAARRVFVGQREIHLTPLEYKLLTVMVQHAGKVLTHRFLLKEVWGPGQV, encoded by the coding sequence ATGCCATCCCCTCTCATTCTAGTCATCGAAGACGAAAGCCCGATTCGCAAGTTCCTGCGCGTGTCCTTGACGGGTGAGGAGTATCGAATCGAAGAGGCCGAGACCGGCAAGCAGGGCCTGACGATGGCCGCTTCACAGCCGCCGGACCTGGTGATCCTCGATTTGGGATTGCCCGACATGGATGGACTCGACGTGCTGCGGAGCCTGCGCGAGTGGCTGTCGGCGCCGGTGATCGTGCTGTCGGCGCGCGGGCAGGAACGCGACAAAGTGGCGGCCCTCGACGCGGGCGCCGACGACTATTTGACCAAACCGTTTGGCGTGGGCGAGTTGCTGGCTCGCGTGCGGGTCGCCTTCCGGCACACGGCCAGAGCGGGCGAAGGCAAGACCGACCCCAAGTTCGTGGTCGGCGAGTTGACCGTCGATCTGGCCGCGCGGCGGGTGTTTGTCGGCCAGCGAGAGATTCACCTCACTCCCTTGGAATACAAGCTGCTCACCGTCATGGTCCAACACGCCGGCAAGGTGTTGACGCACCGCTTCTTGCTCAAGGAAGTTTGGGGACCGGGCCAGGTGG